Below is a genomic region from Brassica oleracea var. oleracea cultivar TO1000 unplaced genomic scaffold, BOL UnpScaffold01740, whole genome shotgun sequence.
GTAAATACGTGTTGCCTCCTACGTGGAAGAATATGGTTAAAGAAAAGTTGGGCTTTGTTGGATTTATTGGTACACATACGATCGTGTTGACGCACCCTTCTTCCTACATTATCTACTACAATATCGAGAAAAATACTATCGTAAAAGTTAGTATCCAAGGGTTGGATGGGTTTAAGTGCTTCGAAGTTTTAACCTTTGTGGACTATGTAGAGGACCTTAGAGCTTGAAAGTTTTGTTACAAATCTGGTTTGGCTTGTGATGATTGGACTTTAACTTCTTGCTACTGGTTTTGTGTACTTATCATTATTTTGGCTCATTAGATGActcttttctctgtttttgggAATCTTCTATGGATATGCTAACAATTTACTGCATTGTTTTAGTACAAAACTCAAGAGCTATATATGGGTTTTAACATTAGctttaaattattatctatCTATGAGTTAGTGGGTGATCGTCTAATTAACTTTCTGATTAGACAGTTAAATTAAGTGGTTTGCATAGATGATCATGTAAAGTATCTGTATATATAAGTTTTGAAAACGCCAAGTACTTGGTGGGATAGAAGAAAAAATTGACAGCACAGTTAACATATCAGTCAGTAGCAAACAGAAAACGGAAtgttaatttcatatatattttacatatgcATAACACACTAAGTCCAAAATATATACTctgaattaattaatttttttattgatcaatTACTTCAATGGATGAAAAGGCACTGCGGAAAAGGGTTCTACGCCATGCTGTAACTTTTTTTTGCAGATTATTGGATGTAAAACTTATTGAAGGTTTCAAAGTATTGCAAGTAGTCTTTTGTTGTGATAGTGTATTATGGTTCGTTGTGATAGTGTATAGCGGAACCTTTACATCGAAAATGTCTTACATACAAAACCGTCATCCTCTGAAAGTTATTAATCAATATATGTTACAAATAACTAATTATAGTCATAGAAACTGAATTTATATAATCATCTAATTGATGATTTGATCAGTGTTAAAAAATACTTACTCGTCACATTTTCTCTAGGAGTGACAGCTTTACTGCCTTTGATAACTTCAGATGATATTCCCGTGTACGAACAACGTGTGGTCAAACAAGGACTAGGGCAGAAAGAGAACATAACCTTGGTCAATCCTGGCTTTCTTCCGAGCTCAAAGCAGAACATGTTCAGCTATGGGATGCCATTAAGCAATCGAATGTCTTCCCCCCGACCTTATTTATCTTCTTATGGCAAGGCACACCACACTCTGATTCTGcaatgttttaattttcttccaATTGGTTCACGGTCAACGGCTTGTTTTCATATTCACTGAAATGGTAGATACTTAGGTTTAACATAATCAATGGAATATGTAGAGGTCTTCTGTACCTTCACAGAGATTCAAGGCTGAGAATCATTCACAGAGATCTAAAAGCTAGCAACATCTTGTTAGATAAAAATCTGGTTCCCAAAATATCTGACTTCGGGTTGGCCAAGATTTTCTTAGGGGAGGAAGATGAAGCAAAGACCCGTAGGGTCGTTGGAACATAGTAAGTAACTCCATAGGTTACACCTTCTTACATAAACCAGACGTTCAGATGATCAAAAGTGTCAGTTAAGACTGTAAAAGCCGGGATGATAGGTTTGTGCGACTTTTTTGTAGATGGTGGCGCAAGCGCTGGGAAGAGAACTGGAAGCATGGGAGACAATAGCGGTTGGGGCGGTGTCAGGAGGCATAGCAGCAGTTGTAACAACGCCATTTGATGTGATGAAGACGAGAATGATGACTGCAACACCAGGGAGACCGATCTCAATGTCTATGGTTGCTATCTCGATCCTGCGCCACGAGGGACCGCTTGGTTTGTTCAAAGGAGCAGTCCCGAGGTTCTTCTGGGTGGCTCCTCTTGGTGCCATGAACTTTGCTGGCTATGAGCTAGCCAAGAAAGCTATGCAGAAGAACGAGGAAGTTGTA
It encodes:
- the LOC106321479 gene encoding uncharacterized mitochondrial carrier C12B10.09-like (The sequence of the model RefSeq protein was modified relative to this genomic sequence to represent the inferred CDS: added 12 bases not found in genome assembly) translates to MVAQALGRELEAWETIAVGAVSGGIAAVVTTPFDVMKTRMMTATPGRPISMSMVAISILRHEGPLGLFKGAVPRFFWVAPLGAMNFAGYELAKKAMQKNEEVVMADQLGQKKLC